A genomic window from Bdellovibrio sp. SKB1291214 includes:
- a CDS encoding FHA domain-containing protein produces MTKFTVTIHRKDQAITKEVMKDSFTIGRSLDCDLSLNDTHVSRVHLVVSRRWNQIFIEDKNSSNGTFLNSNKMVQGTPVNVTSNDKIQLGRSEFILVFDLETDEVQPPMPELEPEPEPIVPVVPQAKSVMKSPKGDVIDLEKTGHEDTIAMPAPSMAPFQAEKILHDAKRAAAQIVLEGEKQAEKRTQAIYQKARDAQAQAEIFHQTRIAEAHKEADAILADYQRQGHQLLHDARNMAQELREEVDVYVQSLRQKAKRDAEDIISEATLQAEKMKTEALEQARLTAQNENAATIRDAKDEAVRIIEFSRMQAQQTHEQLVTTKDELLKNSSALAVIKEDLETARAALAKTLADTSELRETSEAEYAKRKEAAESEYRQLKEYSERELRERKEAAENEYQERKETAERQYKEMREKAEKELRELEENIDVDKRSLASLKAAIDEHTKRSFATEEALKKLQQRQAAMQIEVSDVENKKNHLFKEFDAQKIFLNEKLEKEKSQMARSEEERLEEMRLDMSKRLAKMEQDLVEDIMNKKAGMIRDIHVAVEKEVVQVLEVGEWNKVKQKVQEQITEVVEGRVSSISQSAATQAKPADLVKKRKNDKVKWISSGVAIGIFSMVAGEIIWDRVRQDSNPLGTRAQQEAQARAADLERRKFNPPQTEDMKDTYTDAVIYTRGFTALYTDNEFQQKFYKAASQYLLKTWRIDEDKSLQVLAAANALVKELQERRNKIHPDFIKDGIDKMRAFEKENTTRMKDMLGSEVRLESFRRFEKTFYKEQADLRGMAQQQ; encoded by the coding sequence TTGACGAAGTTTACAGTAACCATCCACCGAAAAGATCAAGCAATCACCAAAGAGGTGATGAAGGATTCTTTTACGATTGGTCGGTCCCTTGATTGTGATCTCTCTCTGAATGACACGCATGTCAGCCGTGTCCATCTAGTAGTCAGTCGCCGTTGGAATCAAATCTTTATCGAAGATAAAAACTCCTCCAACGGCACTTTCCTCAATTCCAATAAAATGGTGCAAGGCACTCCGGTCAACGTGACCAGCAACGATAAAATCCAGCTGGGTCGTTCTGAATTTATCTTAGTCTTTGATCTTGAAACTGACGAAGTCCAACCTCCAATGCCTGAGCTTGAGCCAGAACCGGAACCTATAGTGCCGGTTGTGCCGCAAGCTAAGTCCGTTATGAAATCCCCTAAGGGGGACGTGATTGACCTTGAAAAAACAGGTCATGAAGACACGATTGCGATGCCTGCCCCGAGCATGGCTCCTTTCCAAGCCGAAAAAATCCTGCATGATGCGAAACGTGCCGCGGCTCAAATCGTCCTCGAAGGCGAAAAACAGGCCGAGAAGCGCACGCAAGCTATCTATCAAAAAGCTCGGGATGCCCAAGCTCAGGCCGAGATCTTCCATCAAACACGAATTGCAGAAGCCCACAAAGAGGCGGATGCGATCCTTGCCGATTACCAGCGCCAAGGTCATCAGCTTTTGCATGATGCCCGTAACATGGCTCAAGAGCTTCGTGAAGAGGTTGACGTCTATGTTCAATCTCTGCGCCAAAAAGCTAAAAGGGATGCGGAAGACATTATTTCCGAGGCGACCCTGCAGGCGGAAAAAATGAAGACTGAAGCTTTAGAGCAAGCTCGTCTAACCGCTCAAAACGAAAATGCGGCGACAATTAGAGACGCCAAAGACGAAGCGGTTCGCATTATAGAATTTTCGCGCATGCAAGCTCAGCAGACTCATGAGCAGTTGGTGACCACGAAGGACGAACTTCTTAAGAACTCAAGTGCACTTGCTGTCATCAAAGAAGATCTAGAGACTGCTCGTGCGGCCTTGGCCAAAACTTTGGCTGATACTTCAGAGCTTAGAGAAACGTCCGAAGCCGAATACGCTAAACGTAAAGAAGCGGCCGAGAGCGAATATCGCCAGTTGAAAGAGTATTCCGAAAGAGAACTCAGAGAGCGCAAAGAAGCGGCTGAAAACGAATATCAAGAACGCAAAGAAACTGCTGAACGCCAGTATAAAGAAATGCGTGAAAAGGCAGAAAAAGAATTGCGGGAGCTTGAAGAAAACATCGACGTTGATAAACGTTCATTGGCTTCTTTGAAAGCGGCCATTGACGAACATACGAAGCGCAGTTTCGCGACCGAAGAAGCCCTTAAAAAGCTTCAACAGCGTCAAGCGGCGATGCAAATCGAAGTCTCCGATGTAGAGAACAAGAAAAATCATCTCTTCAAGGAATTTGATGCGCAAAAGATTTTCCTTAACGAGAAATTGGAAAAAGAAAAATCCCAGATGGCTCGCAGTGAAGAAGAGCGTTTGGAAGAGATGCGCCTTGATATGTCTAAACGCCTTGCCAAAATGGAACAGGACTTGGTCGAAGACATCATGAATAAAAAAGCCGGCATGATTCGCGATATCCACGTCGCTGTCGAAAAAGAAGTCGTGCAAGTTCTTGAAGTGGGCGAGTGGAATAAAGTTAAGCAGAAAGTCCAAGAGCAAATCACTGAGGTGGTGGAGGGCCGAGTGTCTTCGATCTCACAAAGTGCGGCGACTCAGGCCAAACCCGCTGACCTGGTTAAGAAACGTAAAAACGACAAAGTTAAATGGATTTCTTCAGGCGTGGCCATCGGTATCTTTAGTATGGTAGCAGGCGAGATCATATGGGATCGCGTGCGCCAAGACTCGAATCCATTAGGCACTCGTGCGCAACAGGAAGCTCAAGCTAGAGCAGCTGATCTGGAACGTCGTAAATTCAATCCTCCGCAAACGGAAGATATGAAAGACACGTATACCGATGCGGTTATTTACACCCGTGGTTTCACGGCGTTGTATACAGACAACGAATTCCAACAAAAATTTTATAAAGCAGCTTCTCAGTACTTGCTAAAAACATGGCGTATTGACGAAGACAAATCGTTGCAGGTTCTTGCCGCGGCGAACGCATTGGTTAAAGAACTTCAAGAGCGCAGAAATAAGATCCATCCAGATTTCATCAAGGACGGTATCGATAAAATGCGCGCCTTTGAGAAAGAAAACACGACTCGCATGAAAGACATGTTGGGCTCTGAAGTGCGTTTGGAATCGTTCCGTCGTTTTGAAAAGACCTTCTACAAAGAACAAGCCGACCTTCGCGGCATGGCTCAACAACAATAA
- the ftsY gene encoding signal recognition particle-docking protein FtsY, whose translation MSPGHEQQIELLFGLAALLLTVIFGAIFFSFWKRIRSEQKAQTNKELTHEVKREMPTMAVEEPVIAHIDSSGHVVSDLPSVDLADALRKTEENLFGRIRSLFKSGDSNQHLDDIEEILYTSDLGPITVQRLMAALQDKLSRKERADYDTVRDALKEEIKNIFAGSHSSAPTSGILSKINFATTGPTVLMIVGVNGAGKTTSIGKISAQLAAEGKKVLVAAGDTFRAAAGGQLKVWTDRAQVEIFSPEGVTDPSAVAFDAVAKGKAQNYDIVIVDTAGRLHTQANLMEEIKKMKRVMTKVIPEAPHETLIVLDANSGQNALMQAKEFHNALELTGAVLTKMDGTAKGGVAVGLAQELQIPIKLIGVGERIQDLRTFSAQEFVDSLFQSHV comes from the coding sequence ATGTCACCAGGACATGAGCAACAAATCGAACTTCTTTTCGGGCTCGCGGCCCTTCTTTTAACGGTTATCTTTGGCGCGATCTTTTTTAGCTTTTGGAAGCGCATTCGTTCTGAACAAAAAGCGCAAACAAACAAAGAACTTACTCATGAAGTAAAACGTGAAATGCCAACGATGGCGGTCGAAGAGCCCGTGATCGCGCATATCGATTCTTCAGGACACGTTGTTTCTGATTTGCCATCAGTGGACTTGGCGGATGCTCTTCGAAAAACAGAGGAAAATCTGTTCGGCCGAATTCGCAGTCTGTTTAAATCTGGCGACAGCAACCAACACTTGGATGATATCGAAGAAATTCTCTACACAAGCGATCTAGGCCCTATCACCGTTCAACGGTTAATGGCTGCTTTACAGGATAAATTGTCTCGTAAAGAGCGAGCTGACTACGACACTGTTCGCGACGCTTTGAAAGAAGAAATCAAAAACATCTTTGCGGGTTCTCATTCGTCAGCTCCCACTTCTGGGATCTTGTCTAAAATTAACTTCGCGACGACAGGACCTACGGTTTTGATGATCGTCGGAGTGAATGGCGCCGGCAAAACAACTTCGATCGGTAAAATCTCGGCTCAACTTGCAGCTGAAGGTAAAAAGGTTTTGGTGGCGGCAGGAGATACATTCCGCGCGGCAGCCGGTGGTCAGTTGAAAGTTTGGACGGATCGCGCTCAGGTTGAGATCTTCTCTCCAGAAGGAGTGACAGATCCAAGTGCCGTAGCATTTGATGCTGTGGCTAAAGGTAAAGCGCAAAACTATGACATCGTAATTGTTGATACTGCAGGTCGTTTGCACACTCAGGCAAACCTTATGGAAGAGATCAAAAAAATGAAACGTGTGATGACCAAGGTGATCCCTGAGGCTCCACACGAAACATTGATCGTTCTGGATGCGAACTCGGGTCAAAATGCGTTGATGCAAGCTAAGGAATTCCATAATGCTTTAGAACTTACGGGCGCAGTCCTGACTAAAATGGACGGCACAGCCAAAGGCGGCGTTGCCGTAGGACTTGCTCAAGAACTGCAAATTCCAATTAAATTGATTGGTGTGGGTGAGCGTATCCAAGACTTGCGCACGTTCTCGGCGCAAGAGTTTGTTGATTCTTTATTCCAATCACACGTCTGA
- a CDS encoding NAD(P)H-binding protein gives MNFPTDICMTGATGLVGNELLLLLSALEHVGHVTVLSRKPLGRFPAKIENILLDFDKLQHYGSSLKAHTFVCCLGTTIKVAGSQEAFRKVDYDYVIEFAKVAEKVGAQKFMVISAMGANPESSVFYNRVKGEMERDLRKLAIPQIEIFRPSLLTGNRKEHRTGEVIAQKLSPIINTFMVGPLKKYKAIAAKDVAKAMALAIMNFNEGQFIYESDEIQRMSDSIKSDV, from the coding sequence ATGAATTTCCCAACTGACATCTGCATGACAGGCGCAACGGGGCTCGTGGGGAACGAGCTCCTTTTGCTTTTGTCGGCCCTTGAACACGTCGGCCACGTGACGGTATTAAGCCGTAAACCTCTGGGACGCTTCCCAGCTAAAATCGAAAACATCCTTTTAGACTTTGATAAGCTACAACACTATGGCAGCTCGCTGAAGGCCCACACTTTCGTTTGCTGCCTAGGTACGACCATCAAGGTGGCCGGCTCTCAGGAAGCCTTTCGTAAGGTCGATTACGACTATGTGATTGAATTCGCCAAGGTCGCCGAAAAAGTGGGCGCCCAAAAATTCATGGTGATTTCAGCAATGGGTGCTAATCCCGAATCATCTGTTTTCTATAATCGGGTTAAAGGCGAAATGGAAAGGGATCTGCGTAAGCTTGCTATCCCCCAAATTGAAATCTTCCGCCCTTCTTTACTGACGGGAAATCGCAAAGAGCACCGCACCGGTGAAGTGATCGCGCAAAAGCTAAGTCCAATCATTAATACTTTTATGGTGGGACCTCTTAAAAAGTACAAAGCCATTGCTGCAAAAGATGTTGCTAAGGCAATGGCTCTGGCGATCATGAATTTTAATGAAGGACAGTTTATTTACGAGTCTGACGAAATTCAGAGAATGTCAGACTCGATCAAATCAGACGTGTGA
- a CDS encoding microtubule-binding protein translates to MSFNYEKHKGHDGGGDSFWTSYSDLFLGLSTIFLLLYVVASLRTGTDALRGQIENQKLSMQVEELQHQLNMYESVKNDYIANQAPKDEAQEYQELMDKLTLLQEDAKSEKDKLVQQALENDKKAKALNKYQQMVRNVMNANKMAKAKIINRDDLIKDQDVTIDDQENQITDLNKDIAQKKQLIAQGEQQIAAAEDKLQKRQAELKWAYKANKMNKAKYEKQMAAAQAEANSKISHLSNVNAQYTAQLQQANAQLGQTQSDLNKTKGLLAQKEGEARGLQGQLGEVKGQLGAVNSELMNTKGALAATSGQLEATKGELGQTKGQLGQLQGQVGNLKGELGNLKGKLGETEGQLAAARAEIEARKSVANEISKGFAKAGIKAEIDGQTGDVVLDFGQQYFDNDSDKLKREMKGVIEKAMPIYSRSLFGNPKISDKVSAVEIVGFASPTYQGRFIDPKSNKPGDKEALKYNMDLSYRRAKSIFNYMLDEDNVRFEHQKQLMGLMKVSGRSFLEVMKVQNRGVATAAEFCKQNDCKKAQRVIIRFSMDQKK, encoded by the coding sequence ATGTCGTTCAATTATGAAAAACACAAAGGTCACGACGGTGGTGGTGACAGCTTCTGGACATCATATTCAGACTTATTCTTAGGATTAAGTACGATCTTTCTACTTCTATATGTTGTAGCAAGTTTACGAACTGGAACTGATGCTCTGAGAGGGCAGATCGAAAATCAAAAGCTATCGATGCAAGTCGAAGAACTTCAACATCAACTCAATATGTATGAGTCGGTGAAGAATGACTATATAGCTAATCAAGCGCCTAAAGATGAGGCGCAAGAATATCAAGAGCTTATGGATAAGCTGACGCTTCTTCAGGAAGATGCTAAGAGCGAGAAAGATAAACTCGTTCAGCAAGCTTTGGAGAACGACAAAAAAGCCAAAGCACTTAATAAGTATCAACAGATGGTTCGTAACGTGATGAATGCCAATAAAATGGCTAAAGCAAAAATCATCAATCGTGATGACTTGATCAAAGATCAAGACGTGACGATCGATGATCAAGAAAATCAAATCACGGATTTGAACAAAGACATCGCGCAAAAGAAACAGTTGATTGCTCAGGGGGAGCAGCAGATCGCTGCAGCTGAAGATAAACTGCAAAAGCGTCAAGCGGAGTTGAAGTGGGCTTATAAAGCCAACAAAATGAACAAAGCTAAGTACGAAAAGCAAATGGCAGCGGCACAAGCTGAAGCCAATAGTAAAATTTCGCATTTAAGCAATGTAAATGCTCAGTACACAGCGCAGTTGCAACAGGCAAATGCGCAATTGGGTCAAACTCAAAGCGATCTTAATAAAACTAAAGGTTTGCTAGCTCAGAAAGAAGGCGAAGCCCGCGGTCTTCAAGGACAGCTCGGCGAAGTTAAAGGCCAACTTGGTGCTGTTAACAGTGAATTGATGAATACTAAAGGAGCCTTGGCTGCAACAAGTGGACAACTTGAAGCAACAAAAGGCGAACTCGGTCAGACAAAAGGTCAATTGGGTCAGCTTCAAGGGCAAGTGGGTAACCTTAAAGGTGAACTCGGTAACTTGAAAGGGAAGCTGGGCGAAACCGAAGGTCAATTGGCGGCGGCTCGTGCCGAGATCGAAGCTCGTAAATCGGTTGCCAATGAGATCAGTAAAGGTTTTGCGAAAGCAGGTATCAAAGCTGAGATCGATGGCCAGACGGGTGATGTGGTCTTGGATTTCGGTCAACAGTACTTCGATAATGACTCAGATAAATTGAAACGTGAAATGAAGGGTGTCATTGAAAAAGCGATGCCAATCTATTCTCGTTCATTGTTCGGAAATCCTAAAATCTCAGACAAAGTTTCTGCGGTTGAGATCGTGGGTTTCGCGTCTCCGACTTACCAAGGTCGTTTCATCGATCCTAAGAGTAATAAGCCAGGGGATAAAGAAGCATTGAAGTATAACATGGACCTTTCATACCGTCGTGCAAAGTCGATCTTCAACTATATGTTGGATGAAGACAATGTGCGGTTCGAACATCAAAAACAGTTGATGGGTTTAATGAAGGTCTCAGGACGAAGCTTCCTGGAAGTCATGAAGGTTCAGAACCGTGGCGTTGCTACGGCGGCTGAATTCTGTAAGCAAAATGACTGTAAAAAAGCTCAGCGGGTTATTATCCGTTTCTCTATGGATCAAAAGAAATAA
- a CDS encoding RrF2 family transcriptional regulator — MLDQRFSVSVHIMTVLSYHHGELMTSDVLASSIRTNPTVIRRLLAKLVEAGLVESFKGKTGGVRLNCQRKDITLKDIYMAVSGKPLLNNPDKEPLKQCAVSCAMKKIMCDVTSGLENHSMSYLAKIKLADLTEKV, encoded by the coding sequence ATGCTTGATCAAAGATTTTCAGTATCAGTACATATTATGACCGTCCTTAGCTACCACCACGGAGAGCTGATGACGTCGGATGTATTAGCATCAAGTATTCGTACCAATCCCACCGTCATTCGCCGCTTGCTTGCGAAACTAGTTGAAGCAGGTTTAGTGGAAAGCTTTAAAGGTAAGACGGGTGGAGTGCGTTTGAATTGTCAGCGCAAAGACATCACCTTGAAAGACATCTATATGGCGGTTTCAGGAAAACCGTTGTTGAATAATCCAGATAAAGAGCCACTTAAGCAGTGTGCAGTTTCATGCGCGATGAAAAAAATCATGTGCGATGTGACGTCAGGGCTTGAGAATCACTCGATGTCTTATCTTGCGAAAATCAAACTCGCAGATCTTACGGAAAAAGTTTAA
- a CDS encoding LysR family transcriptional regulator produces MIAFKYLPFKYLKDGVVELNYLRAFYEVAKVGKFSEAAFRMNISQSALSRSVSLLEESEGVVLFDRSKSGVVLTAKGQQVFHLCEDLFRTEKAIENLCREVQEKCEGPLRFAATDNVINDFLVHPVHSFRRKFPKVVPSITSGSPDEIINGLNSSENEFALCFAKVAIPNIEYRPLRAERMALVCKPDIWKECKSSSNDKTLKKVLEKYGYLCSIGALLESRPKRVIQELFGETPQIGLETNSQEAQKRFCLAGEGLAYLTRFMVKDEIESGELFEVPVEFPHEFKLWFAQKKGRQLSLAARTFIEHLTAEISKQ; encoded by the coding sequence ATGATAGCATTTAAATATCTCCCTTTTAAATATTTAAAGGACGGCGTTGTGGAGTTGAATTATCTGCGTGCTTTTTACGAAGTGGCTAAGGTTGGTAAGTTTTCAGAAGCAGCTTTTCGAATGAATATCAGCCAAAGTGCTTTAAGTCGTTCGGTTTCTTTACTGGAGGAATCCGAGGGAGTCGTTCTGTTCGACCGTTCTAAAAGCGGCGTAGTGCTGACGGCAAAAGGACAGCAAGTCTTTCATTTGTGTGAAGATCTGTTCCGAACTGAAAAAGCCATCGAGAACCTATGTCGTGAGGTTCAGGAAAAGTGCGAAGGCCCTCTGCGTTTTGCAGCCACAGATAATGTTATTAACGATTTCCTAGTTCATCCCGTGCACAGCTTTCGCAGAAAATTTCCTAAGGTGGTCCCAAGTATCACTTCGGGTTCTCCGGACGAGATCATTAACGGTTTAAATAGTTCAGAAAATGAATTTGCGCTGTGCTTTGCGAAAGTGGCGATTCCCAATATCGAGTACCGTCCCCTGCGTGCCGAGAGGATGGCGCTGGTATGTAAGCCTGATATTTGGAAAGAGTGTAAATCATCCAGCAACGATAAGACTCTTAAGAAAGTGTTGGAAAAATACGGTTACCTCTGTTCCATCGGCGCATTGTTGGAATCTCGCCCGAAGCGAGTGATTCAAGAGTTGTTCGGTGAAACACCACAGATTGGTCTTGAGACAAACAGTCAAGAAGCGCAAAAACGTTTCTGTCTTGCGGGGGAGGGGCTTGCTTACCTAACTCGCTTTATGGTGAAAGACGAAATTGAAAGCGGAGAATTGTTCGAAGTCCCAGTCGAGTTCCCGCATGAATTCAAGCTTTGGTTTGCACAGAAAAAAGGTCGCCAATTATCTTTGGCAGCTCGCACTTTCATCGAGCACTTAACAGCGGAGATCAGCAAGCAGTAA
- a CDS encoding LysR family transcriptional regulator, which translates to MNNISWDLFKSFLAVAREKSLSGAARSLGIAQPTVGRHMDLLEQGLGTSLFTRSPSGFMLTDAGKRLIPYAESIASNAVAMAREIAEYSDSIKGTVRITASDVLSVEVLPKILANLRSEHAGLNIELVASNTAKNLLDREADIAIRMFKPTQQALIVRKLGETELGWFAHKSYLKKFGTPLNQADLKKHALIGFDVETDFIRSFKSKIGNIERDDFALRTDNDLVQLSAIRSGFGIGMCQTKIAAKDSNLVRILQKEIGPKLGLWMAMHENLKSSAKYKTVFNTLSTGIINYLNENQ; encoded by the coding sequence ATGAACAATATCAGCTGGGATCTATTTAAATCATTTTTGGCAGTCGCCCGCGAAAAATCCCTCTCTGGAGCAGCTAGGTCCTTAGGAATTGCGCAACCTACAGTAGGTCGACACATGGATTTACTGGAACAGGGCTTGGGCACGTCCTTATTCACACGCTCCCCGAGCGGTTTCATGCTAACGGATGCTGGAAAAAGGCTAATACCTTATGCTGAATCCATAGCGTCGAATGCTGTGGCAATGGCCCGAGAAATTGCAGAGTATAGTGACTCAATAAAAGGCACGGTAAGAATCACCGCCAGCGACGTCCTTAGCGTTGAGGTATTACCAAAAATTCTTGCAAACCTGAGATCCGAACACGCGGGATTAAACATCGAGCTTGTGGCTTCAAACACGGCTAAAAACCTGTTGGACCGAGAAGCCGACATAGCTATCAGAATGTTTAAACCCACCCAACAAGCCCTGATTGTCAGAAAATTAGGAGAGACCGAATTAGGATGGTTTGCTCATAAATCTTATCTTAAAAAATTTGGAACGCCTCTTAACCAGGCCGATCTTAAGAAGCATGCTCTTATCGGATTCGATGTCGAGACAGATTTCATTCGCAGCTTCAAATCCAAAATAGGTAATATCGAAAGAGATGATTTTGCTTTAAGAACGGACAATGATTTAGTTCAGTTGTCAGCAATAAGAAGCGGTTTTGGAATAGGCATGTGCCAAACAAAAATAGCAGCCAAAGATTCAAACCTGGTCCGCATTCTACAAAAAGAAATCGGCCCCAAGCTAGGTTTATGGATGGCCATGCACGAAAACCTAAAAAGCTCCGCCAAATATAAAACCGTCTTCAACACCTTAAGCACAGGCATCATAAACTACTTAAACGAAAACCAATAA
- a CDS encoding NAD(P)H-dependent oxidoreductase — protein MANKQIQEALEWRYAVKKFDPTKKISEQDMKTLLESLKLAPSSYGVQPWKFLVIENPKVREELKPVSWNQTQITDASHQIVFLYKDTMDEAFVQKYIDRIVEVRGIPAEALQGYKDMMITNLVKAPEEKIRVWSQRQAYIAMGFLLETAALLKIDATPMEGFSASDYDRILKLEGTRWKSVATVTLGYRHAEDSFQNLKKVRFADDALIEYVK, from the coding sequence ATGGCAAATAAACAGATCCAAGAAGCATTAGAGTGGCGTTATGCGGTTAAGAAATTTGACCCTACTAAAAAGATTTCTGAACAAGACATGAAAACCTTGTTGGAGTCCTTGAAACTCGCACCTTCTTCTTATGGTGTGCAGCCTTGGAAATTCCTAGTGATCGAAAACCCAAAGGTTCGTGAGGAGCTTAAACCTGTTTCATGGAACCAAACGCAAATCACAGATGCCAGCCATCAGATCGTATTTCTTTATAAAGACACGATGGATGAAGCTTTTGTGCAAAAGTACATCGACCGTATCGTCGAAGTACGCGGTATTCCTGCAGAGGCTCTGCAAGGATATAAAGATATGATGATTACAAACCTAGTGAAGGCCCCGGAGGAAAAAATCAGAGTTTGGTCTCAACGCCAAGCTTATATCGCCATGGGCTTCCTACTAGAAACTGCAGCCCTTCTCAAAATTGATGCAACTCCTATGGAAGGCTTCAGTGCTTCAGACTATGACCGTATCTTAAAGCTGGAAGGCACCCGATGGAAATCTGTCGCCACTGTGACTTTGGGATATCGTCACGCTGAAGATTCGTTTCAAAACCTTAAAAAGGTCCGCTTCGCTGACGATGCACTGATTGAATACGTGAAGTAG
- a CDS encoding DUF5522 domain-containing protein, whose product MSNESPEKNEIERLHKEACARGELFYIDPKTGYQVFTELNHLKRGRCCNSGCRHCPYKEQKTHNK is encoded by the coding sequence GTGAGTAACGAATCTCCTGAGAAAAATGAAATCGAAAGACTTCACAAAGAGGCCTGTGCTCGAGGGGAATTATTTTACATTGATCCAAAAACTGGCTATCAAGTGTTCACTGAATTGAATCATCTTAAAAGAGGACGCTGCTGCAATTCGGGCTGTCGTCACTGCCCTTACAAAGAACAAAAGACACATAATAAGTAA
- a CDS encoding NAD-dependent epimerase/dehydratase family protein, giving the protein MKKKTALVLGVSGGIGGEIAKALIADGWVVKGLVRKENEKLAERVEFIIGDALNAADVLNAAKGVDAIIHAVNPPGYKNWSQLVLPMIDNTIAAAKATGARIVLPGTIYNFGHKAPSNITETTPQEPTTRKGQIRKELENRLFEASRHGVRVLIVRCGDFFGPKPGNNWFSQGMITPNQPVTKIANPSKSGVGHSWAYLPDAANTVVELLNQGSRLQAFEVFNFGGTWDHDGMQMALAINQNLQKPAVIKPAPWFLFKLLSPFVVVFRELLEMKYLWTKPYKLDNSKLIGFLGHEPKTPLVEAVHDTLVGLGCLPAERSAQGRPVG; this is encoded by the coding sequence ATGAAAAAAAAAACGGCTTTAGTGTTAGGTGTATCGGGAGGTATCGGTGGAGAGATTGCAAAGGCGCTTATCGCCGATGGTTGGGTGGTAAAAGGTCTTGTAAGGAAAGAAAACGAAAAACTTGCTGAAAGAGTCGAGTTTATCATAGGAGATGCATTAAATGCCGCCGACGTGCTGAATGCGGCAAAGGGAGTGGACGCTATTATTCACGCTGTAAATCCTCCAGGTTACAAAAACTGGAGCCAACTGGTTTTGCCGATGATTGATAATACGATCGCAGCCGCCAAAGCCACGGGTGCAAGGATAGTGTTGCCAGGGACCATTTATAATTTTGGCCATAAGGCCCCTTCAAATATTACAGAAACAACTCCTCAAGAACCTACGACTAGAAAGGGGCAAATCCGCAAAGAGCTAGAAAATCGACTTTTTGAAGCCTCCAGACACGGAGTCAGGGTTTTGATTGTCAGATGTGGTGATTTCTTTGGACCGAAACCTGGAAACAACTGGTTTTCACAAGGGATGATTACACCAAACCAACCTGTCACAAAGATAGCCAATCCGTCGAAAAGCGGGGTGGGACATTCATGGGCTTACCTCCCGGATGCGGCGAATACTGTGGTTGAACTTTTAAATCAAGGCAGTCGATTGCAGGCGTTTGAAGTTTTCAACTTTGGTGGTACTTGGGATCATGATGGAATGCAGATGGCGCTGGCCATTAATCAGAATCTGCAAAAACCCGCAGTTATAAAACCAGCCCCATGGTTCCTATTTAAACTGTTGTCGCCCTTTGTGGTTGTGTTTCGCGAGCTGCTGGAGATGAAATACCTTTGGACCAAGCCCTATAAGTTGGATAACTCCAAGCTGATTGGCTTTTTGGGGCATGAGCCTAAAACTCCTTTAGTTGAAGCCGTCCACGATACTCTGGTGGGACTGGGATGTTTGCCGGCGGAACGTAGTGCCCAAGGCCGCCCGGTAGGGTAG
- a CDS encoding substrate-binding periplasmic protein → MLFRYLVASLILTPSFATATAPIKQIQVVTYELSPFIKEDLPDGGPAISALRKLFLKQGYELKVSFAPVVRAKKQAVERPEVVAFFPSESENVPKDFILSRTLHKSPWVMAESKEHPVSWKNYSDLTKYKIGNVVGYELAGVLKPLQEKKLLNIEETNSDEQNLMKVAKNRIDLAFIDTTVFRKLMQTSDKLEPYKDKLQLNPRPLQVYQYAIAFRNNPEGKEVLRSFNASFSESEFLASVESYLKKHKALLP, encoded by the coding sequence ATGCTGTTTCGCTATCTAGTAGCTAGCTTAATTCTTACGCCGTCCTTCGCGACCGCGACCGCTCCTATCAAGCAAATTCAAGTTGTCACTTATGAGCTTTCTCCTTTCATCAAGGAGGACCTTCCTGATGGTGGCCCGGCCATCTCCGCACTCCGAAAACTTTTCCTGAAGCAAGGATACGAACTGAAGGTCAGTTTTGCGCCGGTAGTCCGAGCGAAAAAACAGGCGGTGGAAAGACCTGAAGTGGTTGCGTTCTTTCCGTCAGAATCTGAAAACGTTCCGAAGGATTTTATTCTGTCCCGCACGCTTCATAAGAGCCCTTGGGTCATGGCAGAAAGTAAAGAACATCCCGTTTCGTGGAAAAACTATTCGGACTTAACGAAATACAAAATCGGCAATGTGGTGGGCTATGAGCTTGCCGGTGTTTTGAAACCTCTTCAGGAAAAAAAGCTTCTGAATATCGAAGAGACCAATAGCGATGAGCAAAACTTGATGAAGGTGGCAAAAAATCGAATTGATTTAGCCTTCATTGATACCACGGTATTTCGTAAGCTTATGCAAACCAGTGATAAGCTAGAGCCGTACAAAGACAAACTACAATTGAACCCCAGGCCTTTGCAGGTCTATCAATATGCGATCGCATTTAGAAACAATCCTGAAGGGAAAGAAGTTCTGCGCTCTTTCAATGCTTCGTTTTCTGAGTCTGAGTTTTTGGCGAGTGTGGAGTCCTATCTAAAAAAGCACAAGGCTTTGTTGCCTTAA